TGCAAAACGCGGCTATGATTGAGCCTAATTTGACGTGCGCACAAATCCTGCACACCGCCCTTTAAATCAACCAAAAATTTCTGTTGGATTTTTTTTAACCGCACTTGCGCCTTTTGACCTTTGTTTTTTTCAACTTCTATTTCAATCGGAGCAGTGACAGGATAAGCCAAAGCATTAAAGGTGAAATCTCTACGAAGCAAGTCTTCTTTTAGGTCTTTTCCTTGAAAGGCGGTCAAATCTATTTGCAAATTTTCTTTGCGCGTGACCAAACGCCACACACCGAACTGTGCGTCCATTTCAAACGTAGCCGCTTTAAGATATTTAGCCAGGCTTTGGGCCGCCTCTTTTACACGAGATTTTGGCAAAGCCAAGTCTATATCACCGGAAGGTTTTTTAAGTAAAGAATCGCGCACTACGCCGCCCACAAAATAGGCGTCAGGAACATACGTTCGTAGTGCGCGGACTAAATCCATCTTATTGCTCTTTTTCTTCAACTTCGCCCTCAGCGACGCGTTGTTTCAATTTTTCGATAGCATCTTCGCGCAATTTGCGTTTGAGTACTTTGCGTAAGCTGTTGCGCGGTAATTCTTTCACAAATTCAAAATCACGCGGACGTTTGTAATTGTCCAAATTCTGTTTTAAGAATTTACGGAATTGATCATCAGTCAATTCAGAATTTTCCGTTTTGACGGCATAACATTTAATAAATTCTCCGCCTTTTCCATCGGGCACACCGATAATAGCAGATTCTTCAATACCGGGACAGGTGTTAATAGTGGCTTCCACTTGAGCAGAAAACACTTTCAAGCCTTTGATAATAATCATGTCTTTTTTACGATCTTTAATGAAAATAAATCCGTCATCATCAATCGATACAATATCGCCGGTTTTAAACCAGCCATCTTCGGTGAAAGCATCTTTAGTTGCTTGCGGATTACCAAAATAACCGCGAAACACGTTCGGCCCTTTGACGCACAACTCACCCTCACAGTTGCGTGGCACTTCGTTTCCGTCATCATCTACCACCAATGTGCTTACAGACGGAATAGCCGGACCGACAGATTTAATTTTCTGTAATTGTTCCGTATTTACACTGACTACAGGGCTGGTTTCGGTCAATCCATATCCTTCCAAAATCTTCACGCCGATTTTTTCTTCAAAGCGTTCTTTGATTTCCAGCGTTAACGGAGCAGCGCCGGATACGGCAAAGCGTACATTTTTAAACGGCCAGAATTGTAAGTACAATCGTTTAAAACCTTTGGCTTCTTTGGAAAGTACGGCCAAAATCTGCGGCACAGCTAACAGCAAGGTCACCTTTTCGCTACCCATCGCTGAAAGCCATGTCTTAGCCGGCATCACATTAGCCACAATGACCACTTTTAAATTTAAGTAAAGCGGAAGAACCACACAAGCCGTCCATGCAAAAGAGTGGAACATCGGCAACAAACACAAGAAGCAGTCATCATCATTAATCTTGAAGATTTGTGCGGCAGAAATAATATTGCTGGCTAAGTTTCCATGCGTTAACATGGCACCTTTGGGTTGACCGGTAGTGCCGGAGGTATAAAGAATAAAAGCATCGTCTTCCAACTGAGCACAGGCACCGGCAGTTTCTTCGTGACAAGTAGATTTTTCGATTTGTTCCCAGAAAAGTTCCACAAACTCTTTATCTTGAGCAATGGTAGGCACAGAATCTACAGAAAAAACATATTTCAAATCAGGCAAAGAGGGTTGCACCTTTACATAATGGCGTATAAACTCGGACTGAGTCACCACTGCTTTGGCACCGGAATTATTTAAAATAAAATGAAGTTCTTCTTGTTTGGTGACCATGAAGTTCATCGGAATAGCAATAGCCCCGATTTTATAAAGGCCATAGTTGGCAACAATCGTATCAATAGAGTTGCGCAAGGCAATAGCCACGCGGTCACCTTTGCGGATACCATGTTCCCAGTACATGTCGGCTGCACGGTCCACCTTCATCAATAGTTCCAAATAGGTCAGCTTCTTACCAGTGCTTGCTTCCGCCACAGCTACTTTTTGCGGATAGCGAAAAGCACTGTCACTTAAAGATGTATATAAATCTTTTCTTCTAATCATAAGAACCTCTCCTAAAAATATCCTTATACTATATTGTAGCTTAAATTTAACCTTGTCGGGGGTCTAATATATCGCGAAAGCCATCTCCCAACAAATTCCACCCCAGCACAAACAAGAAAATTGCTCCCCCCGGTACGACCACTGTATACCAGTACGCAAAGGTATTTACCCCATCGCCCAACACCCAATTTCTCGACATAGCAATCAACTGTCCCCAATCTGCCGTACCCGGCTGGGCACCTAATCCTAAAAATGACAAAGAAGCCGCCGTCAACACAATGTAGCCAATATCTAAACTAGCCACCACCACTGAGGGATAAATAGAATTAGGCAAAATATGTTTAAGCAGCAATCTGGGCCCCCGCGCGCCCAAAGCCCTGCTGGCCGTCACAAAATCTCTATTTTTTACTGACAACACATCTCCGCGTACCAAACGCGCATAAGATGGCCATGCCACTGCTGTCAGCGCAATCATCATATTATTTAAATCCGGCCCCAACATAGCAGCAATCACCATTGCCAAAACTAAAGAAGGTACGGCAAAAACCA
Above is a window of Elusimicrobiaceae bacterium DNA encoding:
- a CDS encoding ABC transporter permease, giving the protein MNKRIFKRIVKNKASLVGFVLVAFFALVALLAPVLAPASNANNPYQIPQHSYEIIPQAPSSQHWFGTSEQQYDLYYGVVWGTRLAFKVGITVTFFAFLIGLFLGSMAAYFGGKTDEVIMRFTDVVFAVPSLVLAMVIAAMLGPDLNNMMIALTAVAWPSYARLVRGDVLSVKNRDFVTASRALGARGPRLLLKHILPNSIYPSVVVASLDIGYIVLTAASLSFLGLGAQPGTADWGQLIAMSRNWVLGDGVNTFAYWYTVVVPGGAIFLFVLGWNLLGDGFRDILDPRQG
- a CDS encoding AMP-binding protein; its protein translation is MIRRKDLYTSLSDSAFRYPQKVAVAEASTGKKLTYLELLMKVDRAADMYWEHGIRKGDRVAIALRNSIDTIVANYGLYKIGAIAIPMNFMVTKQEELHFILNNSGAKAVVTQSEFIRHYVKVQPSLPDLKYVFSVDSVPTIAQDKEFVELFWEQIEKSTCHEETAGACAQLEDDAFILYTSGTTGQPKGAMLTHGNLASNIISAAQIFKINDDDCFLCLLPMFHSFAWTACVVLPLYLNLKVVIVANVMPAKTWLSAMGSEKVTLLLAVPQILAVLSKEAKGFKRLYLQFWPFKNVRFAVSGAAPLTLEIKERFEEKIGVKILEGYGLTETSPVVSVNTEQLQKIKSVGPAIPSVSTLVVDDDGNEVPRNCEGELCVKGPNVFRGYFGNPQATKDAFTEDGWFKTGDIVSIDDDGFIFIKDRKKDMIIIKGLKVFSAQVEATINTCPGIEESAIIGVPDGKGGEFIKCYAVKTENSELTDDQFRKFLKQNLDNYKRPRDFEFVKELPRNSLRKVLKRKLREDAIEKLKQRVAEGEVEEKEQ